The Bremerella cremea genome window below encodes:
- a CDS encoding transposase, with product MADDRACFEGILWVLRSGACRKDLPDWCPSPSTCWRRLAEWKEAGLFVGM from the coding sequence GTGGCGGACGACCGGGCCTGTTTTGAAGGTATTTTGTGGGTGCTTCGTAGCGGCGCTTGCAGGAAGGATCTGCCGGATTGGTGTCCTTCGCCAAGCACTTGTTGGCGACGATTGGCCGAGTGGAAAGAGGCTGGCCTCTTCGTCGGCATGTAG